A region of Corynebacterium glucuronolyticum DSM 44120 DNA encodes the following proteins:
- the aspA gene encoding aspartate ammonia-lyase: MVDTNKSTRTEEDLLGTMEINNDYYYGIHTQRAIENYQISGVTVNSQPDFIRGMVYTKKATSIANNQVGALEKEKSDAINWACDQIINEGACMDQFPIDLFQGGAGTSLNMNTNEVIANLALEHLGKEKGEYDVIHPNDDVNMSQSTNDAYPTGLKLGFYAGVQTLVAELEKLISSLSAKGDEFASVLKMGRTQLQDAVPMSLGQEFSGYAHTLADEIDNLQHAAKELLVVNLGATAIGTELNTPDGFTEAVTKALADVTGLDISSAPDLVAATSDQACYVSVHAALRRLAIKLSKTCNDLRLLASGPRAGLKEINLPERAAGSSIMPAKVNPVIPEVVNQVCFKVFGNDVTVGYASEAGQLELNVMEPATGQATFESLTILTNAMKTLREKCIDGITANPEICKSHVHNSIGTITYLNPFIGHAAGDKIGKEAAETGKSVRELVLEHGLLDEETLDKVLSDENLINPSMDIAPKK; this comes from the coding sequence GTGGTAGACACTAACAAGTCCACTCGCACCGAAGAAGACCTCCTCGGAACGATGGAGATCAACAACGATTACTACTACGGCATTCACACCCAGCGAGCCATCGAGAACTACCAGATCTCCGGCGTAACCGTTAACTCCCAGCCAGATTTCATCCGGGGCATGGTATACACCAAGAAGGCAACCTCCATCGCCAACAACCAGGTGGGAGCACTGGAGAAGGAAAAGAGCGACGCCATCAACTGGGCATGCGACCAGATCATCAACGAGGGCGCGTGCATGGATCAGTTCCCGATCGACCTGTTCCAAGGTGGCGCCGGAACGTCGCTCAACATGAACACCAACGAGGTCATCGCCAACCTTGCTCTTGAGCACCTAGGCAAGGAAAAGGGCGAATACGATGTCATCCACCCGAACGATGACGTAAACATGAGCCAGTCCACTAACGATGCCTACCCGACAGGCCTCAAGCTCGGCTTCTACGCCGGTGTCCAGACGCTCGTCGCAGAGCTCGAGAAGCTCATTTCTTCGCTCTCTGCAAAGGGCGACGAGTTCGCATCCGTGTTGAAGATGGGCAGGACGCAGCTGCAGGATGCTGTCCCCATGTCCCTCGGTCAAGAGTTCAGCGGTTACGCTCACACGCTGGCAGACGAAATCGACAACCTGCAGCACGCCGCCAAGGAGCTTCTCGTTGTCAACCTGGGCGCTACCGCCATCGGCACGGAGCTCAACACCCCGGATGGATTCACCGAGGCAGTTACCAAGGCGCTCGCTGACGTCACTGGTCTTGATATCTCTTCCGCGCCCGACCTTGTCGCTGCTACCAGCGATCAAGCCTGCTACGTTTCTGTTCATGCTGCGCTTCGTCGCCTCGCTATCAAGCTCTCCAAGACCTGCAACGACCTTCGTCTCCTGGCCTCCGGACCGCGAGCAGGCCTGAAGGAGATCAACCTGCCCGAGCGTGCCGCAGGTTCGTCCATTATGCCGGCCAAGGTCAACCCGGTTATTCCGGAGGTTGTAAACCAGGTTTGCTTCAAGGTCTTCGGCAACGATGTCACCGTTGGCTACGCCTCGGAGGCTGGCCAGCTTGAACTCAACGTGATGGAGCCCGCCACGGGACAGGCAACTTTCGAGTCGCTGACAATCCTCACCAACGCGATGAAGACGCTGCGTGAGAAGTGCATTGACGGAATCACGGCTAACCCCGAGATCTGCAAGAGCCACGTTCACAACTCCATCGGCACGATTACCTACCTCAACCCCTTCATTGGGCACGCAGCTGGCGACAAGATCGGCAAGGAAGCTGCAGAGACGGGTAAATCGGTTCGCGAGCTCGTCCTTGAGCATGGGCTTCTCGACGAGGAAACCCTCGACAAAGTTCTTTCCGATGAAAACCTCATCAACCCGTCTATGGACATCGCTCCCAAGAAGTAG
- a CDS encoding ubiquitin-like protein Pup, with protein sequence MDKQVYSSGGKDRSDDGDIAEAAGQVQINTHEADSLLDEIDTLLETDSEEFVKSYVQKGGQ encoded by the coding sequence GTGGATAAGCAGGTATATAGCTCCGGTGGCAAAGACCGCTCTGATGATGGCGACATCGCGGAAGCGGCTGGCCAGGTACAGATCAATACACATGAGGCTGATTCGCTCCTCGATGAGATCGACACTCTGCTCGAGACGGATTCCGAGGAGTTTGTGAAGTCCTACGTGCAAAAGGGCGGACAGTAG
- the dop gene encoding depupylase/deamidase Dop, whose translation MARFIGTETEYGIATPADPSLSPIVTSTHAVVAYASTTDQSRARWDFAQESPLRDQRGFDLRRYRTVPVIDPRAIGVANVVVDNGARFYVDHAHPEYSSPETANARDAVLYDAAGDVILREAVAAVAEHTDQGHSILRGHGPCPPLKIYKNNVDGKGASYGSHENYLYSRDTDFDILAQALIPFFVVRQVLCGAGRVGWGQEGEEHPNPGAGEKQPWFQISQRADYIETTISLETTLNRGIINTRDEPHTSDAYGRLHVIIGDANMSHTSTLLKVGTTSLVLDAIEDGVDFSDLALINPVAACHTVSRDLTVSTPLQLVDGRSMRPLELLREYASRVTPTTDTDREVLETWEKVMDLLDDDPLKTAHLLDWTAKLALCQGFVSRGVPWTDPKLQAIDIQYTDIDESRSLYHALVRKGRMETLFSATEIARAAHTPPADTRAYFRGMLMRHMGHYVTRVNWDTAVIESAGHRVTVRFADVDSFTEANVADLFAGNKDVNEFIAELVRRAPSAEAF comes from the coding sequence GTGGCACGCTTCATCGGAACCGAGACTGAGTACGGCATCGCGACACCGGCGGATCCGTCGCTGTCGCCAATCGTCACGTCGACCCATGCCGTTGTGGCCTATGCCTCCACGACGGACCAATCCCGCGCGCGGTGGGACTTCGCGCAGGAATCGCCTCTACGGGATCAACGAGGTTTCGACCTGCGCCGCTACCGCACCGTGCCGGTCATTGATCCCCGCGCGATTGGCGTGGCCAACGTCGTGGTTGACAACGGCGCCCGCTTCTACGTCGACCACGCACACCCCGAATACTCCTCGCCTGAAACAGCCAATGCCCGAGATGCTGTCCTGTACGATGCCGCCGGCGACGTTATTCTCCGCGAGGCCGTGGCAGCAGTCGCTGAACACACCGACCAAGGGCATTCGATCCTGCGTGGCCATGGCCCATGTCCGCCTCTGAAAATCTACAAGAACAACGTGGATGGAAAGGGCGCAAGCTACGGCAGCCACGAAAACTACCTCTACTCGCGCGACACCGACTTCGACATTCTCGCCCAGGCCCTCATTCCGTTCTTCGTCGTCCGCCAGGTGCTCTGTGGTGCCGGACGTGTCGGCTGGGGACAAGAGGGGGAGGAGCACCCGAACCCGGGCGCGGGAGAAAAACAGCCATGGTTCCAGATCTCCCAGCGTGCAGACTACATCGAGACCACCATCTCACTGGAGACAACACTCAACCGCGGCATCATCAACACTCGCGATGAGCCCCACACGAGCGATGCCTACGGAAGGCTCCACGTCATCATCGGCGACGCGAATATGAGCCACACGTCGACTCTTCTCAAGGTGGGGACGACGAGCCTCGTGCTGGATGCCATCGAAGACGGTGTGGACTTCAGCGATCTCGCGCTCATCAACCCTGTCGCTGCATGTCATACTGTTTCTCGGGATCTCACCGTCTCTACTCCTTTGCAGCTTGTCGACGGCCGGTCCATGCGCCCCCTCGAACTGTTACGCGAGTATGCCTCGCGTGTCACGCCGACAACCGATACCGACCGTGAAGTCCTGGAGACGTGGGAAAAGGTCATGGATCTCCTTGACGACGACCCGCTGAAGACAGCCCATCTCCTTGACTGGACTGCCAAGCTCGCACTGTGCCAGGGCTTTGTTTCCCGTGGCGTGCCGTGGACAGACCCCAAGCTCCAGGCCATCGATATCCAGTACACGGATATCGACGAGTCACGCTCGCTTTACCACGCGCTCGTGCGCAAGGGGCGAATGGAGACGCTGTTTAGTGCCACGGAGATCGCCCGCGCAGCGCACACCCCGCCAGCGGATACACGTGCCTATTTCCGTGGCATGCTCATGCGCCACATGGGCCACTACGTCACGCGGGTGAACTGGGATACGGCCGTGATTGAATCTGCTGGCCATAGGGTTACCGTCCGTTTCGCGGATGTGGACTCGTTCACCGAAGCTAACGTGGCCGACCTTTTCGCGGGAAATAAGGACGTGAACGAATTCATCGCGGAGCTCGTCCGGCGCGCCCCGTCAGCTGAAGCGTTCTAG
- the pafA gene encoding Pup--protein ligase, whose amino-acid sequence MGDFDPSRAITRRIMGIETEYGIACIDDRTGSAPHAADEVARLAFRPLVDAYNSTNVFISNAGRLYLDVGSHPEFATPECDSLSQLVTYEQAGDRIVTDLAQKAERRIAELDTPDAAGAGVYMFKNNSDSAGSSYGCHENYLVGRDVSVKKLGAILLPFLITRQLFCGAGRVAIPQRGNPATEFGPGFCISQRADFMWEGVSSATTRSRPMINTRDEPHADSSRYRRLHVIVGDSNICQVSTALKVGTTLLLLEMIEAGVELPTFDMVNSVDSIRRVARSLDGSQLVHITEGVDVSALDIQRQYHEHACAWLEKREEDPGELTRIVELWGTILDAIGSGNLDAIARDVDWVAKYRLLLGLKERHGLEWDNPKLRHVDLMYHDIRPGRGIGPKLVARGLLNSWVDESAVQKATTVAPETTRAHLRGTFLTAARQAGIDTSVDWMRLKILRPEPALVELKDPFQNENPDVEELLCRMR is encoded by the coding sequence ATGGGAGACTTCGATCCGTCCCGCGCCATCACCCGCCGCATCATGGGGATCGAAACCGAGTACGGCATCGCGTGTATTGATGACCGCACAGGTTCAGCGCCCCATGCCGCAGATGAGGTCGCGCGGCTTGCGTTTCGCCCACTTGTCGACGCATATAACTCCACAAACGTGTTCATTTCAAATGCCGGGCGACTGTATCTCGACGTGGGTTCACACCCCGAGTTCGCCACGCCTGAATGCGACAGCCTCAGCCAGCTCGTCACCTATGAGCAGGCCGGAGATCGCATCGTCACGGACCTTGCACAGAAAGCAGAGCGGCGAATCGCTGAATTGGACACCCCCGACGCAGCGGGGGCGGGCGTATACATGTTCAAGAACAATTCCGACTCCGCCGGGAGTTCATACGGCTGCCACGAAAACTACCTCGTCGGGCGAGACGTATCGGTGAAGAAGCTAGGTGCAATTCTGCTCCCATTCCTCATCACCAGACAGCTGTTCTGCGGTGCGGGTCGCGTCGCCATCCCGCAGCGGGGCAACCCGGCAACGGAGTTTGGCCCCGGTTTCTGCATCTCCCAGCGCGCCGATTTCATGTGGGAAGGCGTATCCAGCGCCACCACCCGTTCCCGGCCGATGATCAACACACGCGACGAACCGCACGCGGATTCCTCACGCTACCGCAGGCTGCACGTCATCGTTGGCGACTCCAACATCTGTCAGGTCTCGACAGCACTCAAAGTAGGCACGACCCTCTTGCTGCTCGAGATGATCGAGGCGGGAGTAGAACTGCCGACGTTTGACATGGTCAACTCCGTGGATTCGATTCGCCGCGTCGCACGCAGCCTCGACGGGTCCCAACTCGTACACATCACCGAGGGCGTGGATGTCTCCGCACTCGATATTCAGCGGCAGTATCACGAGCATGCCTGCGCATGGCTGGAAAAACGGGAGGAGGATCCCGGTGAGCTCACCCGCATCGTCGAGTTGTGGGGGACCATTCTCGATGCCATCGGTTCTGGCAACCTCGATGCCATCGCCCGCGATGTTGACTGGGTGGCCAAGTATCGCCTCCTCCTGGGGCTGAAGGAACGGCACGGGTTGGAGTGGGATAACCCGAAGCTCCGCCACGTCGACCTCATGTACCACGACATCAGGCCCGGCCGAGGCATCGGACCGAAACTTGTGGCGAGGGGACTCCTTAATTCGTGGGTGGACGAGAGCGCAGTGCAGAAGGCGACCACCGTCGCACCAGAAACGACGAGGGCACACTTGCGTGGCACGTTCCTCACGGCAGCGCGACAGGCAGGGATTGACACGTCTGTGGACTGGATGCGTCTAAAGATCCTTCGACCGGAACCTGCTCTCGTTGAACTGAAAGACCCCTTCCAGAACGAGAATCCCGACGTGGAGGAGCTTTTATGTCGAATGAGGTAG
- a CDS encoding M18 family aminopeptidase, translated as MSAFTEYVDASPSSFHAADEAAKLLTNAGFTQQSIVGEWDNTPGGHVMTVGGAVLAWWIPEKITIQPIRIVGAHTDSPGFKLKPQPEWVTCGFSQAGVEVYGGAILSSWFDRELVLAGTVTLADGSSQLVSTPPALRIPHLAIHLDRSANQSFAPDKQSHLQPIVDVVGDPAVGGEPMGVLELVARAADVRARDIVSYDLITCDSQPAATTGAAGNLIATGRLDNLSSVWPAVTALIQATAQAPDTILMACCFDHEEVGSSSRTGAGGPLLKQVIDRILAAAGLSSDEKYRVINSSIMVSADAAHSVHPNYVERHDPHVYPVLGAGPMVKYNANQRYATTAESAAAFIRACDRADVPVQEFVSNNDVPCGSTIGPIFSTRTGINTVDVGIPLLSMHSARELCHADDIDYLTAALQAFYEGEED; from the coding sequence ATGAGTGCGTTCACTGAGTACGTTGATGCGAGCCCCAGCTCCTTCCACGCAGCTGATGAGGCTGCGAAGCTTTTGACTAACGCCGGGTTTACCCAGCAATCCATCGTCGGCGAGTGGGACAACACTCCCGGTGGACACGTGATGACGGTGGGGGGCGCTGTCCTTGCGTGGTGGATCCCGGAGAAAATTACGATTCAGCCGATTCGTATCGTCGGCGCCCACACGGATTCACCAGGTTTTAAACTAAAGCCCCAGCCGGAGTGGGTCACCTGCGGGTTCAGTCAGGCCGGGGTCGAAGTTTACGGCGGTGCCATCCTCTCCAGCTGGTTCGACCGGGAACTGGTTCTCGCCGGTACGGTCACGCTTGCCGACGGCTCCTCCCAGCTAGTTTCAACGCCTCCCGCCCTGCGCATTCCGCACCTAGCCATCCACCTCGACCGCTCTGCTAACCAGAGCTTCGCCCCAGACAAGCAGTCCCATCTGCAGCCGATTGTTGACGTCGTCGGAGATCCCGCCGTCGGAGGCGAGCCAATGGGGGTCCTCGAACTGGTCGCCCGGGCTGCCGACGTGCGCGCCCGTGACATCGTCTCCTATGACCTCATAACCTGCGATTCCCAGCCCGCTGCCACCACCGGTGCCGCAGGTAACCTCATCGCGACGGGCCGTCTCGATAACCTATCCAGTGTCTGGCCTGCAGTCACCGCGCTCATCCAGGCGACGGCACAAGCCCCTGATACGATTCTTATGGCCTGCTGTTTCGATCACGAAGAGGTGGGAAGCTCGTCCCGTACAGGTGCGGGTGGCCCATTGCTCAAACAAGTCATCGACAGAATTCTCGCTGCCGCTGGATTGTCTTCAGACGAAAAGTACCGCGTCATTAACTCGTCCATAATGGTGTCTGCGGATGCAGCCCACTCTGTGCACCCCAATTATGTGGAGCGCCATGATCCACACGTGTACCCAGTGCTTGGTGCTGGCCCCATGGTCAAGTACAACGCGAACCAGCGCTATGCCACGACGGCCGAATCCGCTGCTGCTTTTATTCGTGCCTGCGACCGTGCGGATGTCCCCGTCCAGGAGTTTGTTTCCAATAATGACGTGCCGTGTGGCTCGACCATTGGACCCATTTTCTCCACTCGGACAGGTATCAACACGGTCGATGTCGGCATTCCGCTGCTTTCCATGCACTCCGCACGCGAGCTCTGTCACGCAGATGACATCGACTATCTCACCGCCGCTCTCCAAGCCTTCTACGAAGGCGAGGAGGACTAA
- a CDS encoding tRNA (adenine-N1)-methyltransferase: MAYSGPFEAGDRVQLTDQKRRHHTIVLHPGESYFTHKGEIRHDDIIGAPEGSVVESTLGEEYLCFRHLMVDHVLSMPRGAAVIYPKDTAQILVEGDIFPGAKVLEAGAGSGALSMALLRAIGSTGKLISYEIREDHLAFARSNVAEYFGHEPEQWDPRLGDLSEVHLDDLDGPVDRIILDMVEPWTCIDNVAELLHPGGVFMTYVPTVPQLMNIMEHIRDKKCFTEPRAWETLLREWRVEGLATRPEHRMNAHTAFLVWARRLADGVTPPRPKRRARK; the protein is encoded by the coding sequence ATGGCTTATTCCGGCCCTTTTGAGGCGGGAGACCGCGTGCAGCTAACTGACCAGAAGCGTAGGCATCACACGATTGTCTTGCACCCTGGAGAAAGCTACTTCACGCACAAGGGCGAGATCCGCCACGATGACATTATCGGGGCCCCCGAAGGTAGCGTTGTGGAATCCACGCTAGGGGAGGAGTACCTCTGCTTCCGCCACCTCATGGTCGACCACGTCCTCTCCATGCCCCGTGGCGCGGCGGTGATCTACCCCAAGGACACCGCGCAGATCCTTGTCGAGGGTGATATTTTCCCAGGCGCAAAGGTTCTTGAGGCAGGGGCGGGCTCCGGCGCACTATCTATGGCGCTTCTCCGCGCCATTGGGTCGACGGGCAAGCTGATCTCCTACGAGATCCGCGAGGATCACCTCGCATTCGCGCGGTCAAATGTTGCAGAATACTTCGGGCACGAGCCCGAGCAGTGGGATCCTCGCCTCGGGGATCTCTCGGAGGTCCACCTGGACGATCTCGACGGTCCCGTCGACCGCATCATTTTGGACATGGTGGAGCCGTGGACGTGCATCGACAACGTCGCCGAGCTGCTGCATCCAGGTGGAGTGTTCATGACGTATGTGCCGACAGTGCCACAGCTGATGAACATTATGGAGCACATCCGGGACAAGAAGTGCTTCACCGAACCGCGTGCCTGGGAGACCCTCCTGCGCGAGTGGCGCGTGGAGGGACTTGCTACCCGCCCGGAGCACCGCATGAATGCACACACGGCCTTCCTCGTGTGGGCGCGGAGGCTTGCCGACGGTGTTACCCCTCCCCGCCCCAAGCGCCGCGCGCGGAAATAG
- the arc gene encoding proteasome ATPase → MTSAPNSSGSVHPSPKSEAVAADTQKRREADQRRRDADYARLVRQNRDLGARNQKLVELLKASRDKLQTLYGELEELSTPPSTYGTYLGTNEPGYSAEIFTGNRQMRVMVSPSVDQSDLEPGMRVRLAEGNIIVDTAGYTTSGELARMVERIGADRALIVSVTGDKSVVTLAGPIRGQAEAGDTLLVNLKVGYAFEVVPVTEMNRLNLQEIPDVTYDDIGGLDAQIEAIKDAVELPFLHPELYKAYDLRPPKGVLLYGPPGCGKTLIAKAVANSLASRIGGQESSYFLSIKGPELLNKFVGETERQIRVVFEQARDVAEAGRPVIIFFDEMESIFRTRGSGVSSDMETTVVPQLLAELDGVESLSNVIIIGATNREELIDPAILRPGRLDVKIRIDRPDRAGAVDIFSRYITDELPLAEPAEALIDYAVNLMFSQTPYVELTFDNGDSHILYYEDFISGAQIANVVDRAKKQAIKEHLASPESTGITRQILAESIAQEQHESEDLPNTQSPDEWTRIAAKRTKGLKNHTVVKATPL, encoded by the coding sequence ATGACTTCTGCACCGAATTCCTCCGGGTCCGTGCACCCGTCGCCCAAGTCCGAAGCCGTGGCTGCGGATACTCAGAAGCGTCGAGAAGCTGATCAGCGGCGACGAGACGCCGACTACGCCCGGCTCGTCCGCCAGAACCGAGATCTGGGGGCGCGGAACCAGAAGCTTGTGGAGCTCCTCAAAGCCTCACGGGACAAGCTGCAGACCTTGTACGGAGAGCTCGAAGAGCTCTCCACACCGCCGTCGACCTATGGCACCTACCTCGGCACGAACGAGCCCGGCTACTCCGCCGAGATCTTCACCGGGAACCGCCAGATGAGGGTCATGGTTTCCCCAAGCGTCGACCAGTCCGACTTGGAACCAGGCATGCGCGTGCGGCTTGCAGAGGGCAACATCATCGTCGACACAGCCGGCTACACCACATCCGGAGAGCTCGCCAGGATGGTGGAACGAATCGGTGCTGATCGCGCCCTCATCGTCTCAGTGACAGGGGACAAGTCCGTTGTCACACTTGCCGGGCCGATTCGTGGGCAGGCAGAAGCCGGCGACACGTTGCTGGTCAACCTCAAGGTTGGCTACGCCTTCGAGGTCGTCCCCGTAACGGAAATGAACCGCCTTAACCTGCAGGAAATTCCTGATGTCACCTATGACGATATCGGTGGCCTGGACGCACAAATTGAGGCCATTAAGGATGCTGTTGAGCTGCCCTTCCTTCACCCGGAGTTGTACAAGGCCTACGACTTGCGTCCGCCTAAAGGCGTGCTCCTGTACGGCCCTCCAGGCTGTGGCAAGACGCTCATCGCCAAAGCTGTGGCAAACTCCCTCGCAAGCCGCATCGGGGGGCAGGAGTCGAGCTACTTCCTGTCCATCAAGGGACCAGAGCTACTCAACAAATTCGTCGGCGAAACTGAGCGCCAGATCCGCGTCGTGTTCGAGCAAGCACGAGATGTTGCCGAAGCCGGTAGGCCAGTCATCATCTTCTTCGATGAGATGGAATCTATTTTCCGTACTCGTGGGTCCGGCGTGAGCTCCGATATGGAGACCACCGTTGTCCCGCAGCTTTTGGCTGAGCTTGACGGGGTGGAGTCGCTGTCCAACGTGATTATCATCGGTGCGACCAACCGAGAGGAGCTTATCGATCCGGCGATCCTGCGCCCGGGTCGCCTCGACGTAAAAATCCGCATCGATCGACCCGACCGTGCTGGTGCCGTCGACATTTTCTCTCGCTATATCACCGACGAGCTGCCGCTGGCTGAGCCCGCCGAGGCGCTCATCGACTACGCCGTGAACCTCATGTTTTCCCAAACCCCCTACGTAGAGCTCACCTTTGACAACGGGGATTCACACATCCTTTACTACGAAGACTTCATCTCTGGTGCGCAGATCGCCAATGTCGTCGATCGAGCAAAGAAGCAGGCAATTAAGGAGCATTTGGCGAGCCCGGAGAGCACAGGGATTACCCGGCAGATTCTTGCCGAGTCCATTGCTCAGGAACAGCACGAGAGCGAAGACCTCCCGAACACGCAGAGCCCCGACGAGTGGACGAGGATTGCTGCCAAAAGGACAAAGGGCCTGAAAAACCACACTGTCGTCAAGGCCACGCCACTCTAA
- a CDS encoding RecB family exonuclease, translating into MLEDIVSRKANENFRRFKVALSPSRVSQYKKCPLSFRFGAIDKIPTETKDYQLKGTLVHAVLEHLMGLPPEERTYPTAVKLIVPTWEKMKAEDPGNAEVVPEHKEMDFFVQARGLIKGYFMMENPQGLETDRMEEFVSTTLRDDVPLRGFIDRVDVNADGMVRIVDYKTGKKPSPRFADDAMAQMKFYALVWWCLYGVIPAQLRLMYLAVGDDLTLSPDEATLEEFAAELVQTWDEIKHKGARGEFEPRTSKLCGWCDYQSICPAFGGTPPEYPGWPNED; encoded by the coding sequence ATGCTGGAAGATATTGTGAGTAGAAAAGCGAACGAGAATTTCCGCCGGTTTAAGGTGGCACTGTCACCGTCAAGAGTGAGCCAATACAAAAAGTGCCCTCTGTCTTTCCGTTTCGGAGCGATAGACAAGATTCCCACGGAGACGAAGGACTATCAGCTCAAGGGCACACTCGTGCATGCTGTCCTCGAGCATCTCATGGGCCTGCCCCCGGAGGAGCGCACCTACCCTACTGCGGTGAAACTCATCGTTCCTACGTGGGAAAAAATGAAGGCGGAGGATCCCGGCAATGCTGAGGTTGTTCCCGAGCACAAGGAGATGGATTTCTTTGTCCAAGCCCGTGGGCTCATTAAGGGTTATTTCATGATGGAAAATCCGCAGGGGCTAGAGACGGACCGGATGGAGGAATTTGTTTCGACGACGCTTCGCGACGATGTTCCTCTCCGCGGTTTTATCGATCGCGTTGATGTGAACGCGGACGGCATGGTCCGGATTGTCGACTATAAGACGGGAAAGAAGCCGAGCCCGCGATTTGCCGACGACGCGATGGCTCAAATGAAGTTTTATGCCCTCGTGTGGTGGTGCCTGTACGGCGTGATACCGGCCCAGCTGCGCCTCATGTACCTGGCTGTAGGGGACGATCTCACCTTAAGCCCTGACGAGGCGACGCTCGAAGAATTTGCTGCTGAGTTGGTCCAGACCTGGGACGAAATCAAGCACAAAGGCGCGCGCGGGGAGTTTGAACCCCGCACGTCCAAACTGTGTGGCTGGTGCGATTACCAGTCCATCTGCCCCGCTTTTGGTGGCACGCCGCCGGAGTACCCGGGGTGGCCCAACGAGGACTAG
- a CDS encoding formate--tetrahydrofolate ligase, protein MTEKVPSDVEIAQAHKALPITEIAEAAGIPQEALIPFGTNKAKVDINYVKDHGEKAKVILVTAMSPTPAGEGKTTTLIGLADALKLEGKNTFVALREPSQGPVMGIKGGAAGGGYAQIVPMEEINLHFTGDFHALAAANNTLAALIDAHIHNGNALNIDPRQITWRRCLDVNDRSLRHIVTGLGGKAQGTPTETGFDITAASEMMAILCLASDYKDLKERIGHIVVGSTYDGKPVQVSELGVEGALTALLKDAIHPNLVQTLGGVPAFVHGGPFANIAHGCNTLTATKTAMKLGDYVCTEAGFGADLGAEKFFDMKARYGDIKVDAVVLVATIRSLKYNGGVTREDLTKENLEALEAGVVNLERHVENVRKFGVEPVIALNDFVSDTQAERDFMKEWGEKNNVRVLESKVWEKGGEGARELAKAVIEVAESGKSDSHPLYDLEDGIEANIEKIATELYHADNVQYSAKAQKDLAFFKKNGWDKLPVIISKTQYSFTDDGSKLGAPEGHTLHVRELLPKIGAGFIVALTGNVMTLPGLGKTPAALKIDIDDNGTISGLF, encoded by the coding sequence ATGACAGAAAAAGTCCCATCAGATGTTGAAATTGCACAGGCACACAAGGCCCTTCCCATCACAGAGATTGCGGAAGCTGCAGGAATTCCCCAAGAAGCACTGATCCCGTTCGGCACCAACAAAGCCAAGGTGGACATCAACTACGTCAAGGACCATGGCGAGAAGGCAAAGGTCATCCTCGTCACAGCGATGTCTCCGACACCAGCGGGCGAGGGCAAGACCACCACGCTCATCGGTCTCGCCGATGCCCTTAAGCTCGAGGGCAAGAACACCTTCGTCGCTCTGCGTGAACCTTCGCAGGGCCCGGTCATGGGCATAAAGGGTGGTGCTGCCGGTGGCGGTTACGCCCAAATCGTCCCGATGGAGGAGATCAACCTTCACTTCACCGGCGATTTCCACGCTCTCGCTGCTGCAAACAACACCCTGGCAGCTCTCATCGACGCCCATATCCACAACGGCAACGCGCTGAACATCGACCCCCGCCAGATCACCTGGCGCCGCTGCCTCGATGTCAACGACCGTTCCCTGCGCCACATCGTCACCGGCCTCGGCGGCAAGGCCCAGGGCACCCCAACGGAAACCGGGTTTGACATCACTGCAGCATCGGAAATGATGGCAATCCTCTGCCTCGCGTCCGACTACAAGGATCTCAAGGAGCGCATCGGTCATATCGTCGTTGGCTCCACCTACGACGGTAAGCCGGTTCAGGTCTCTGAGCTTGGCGTCGAAGGTGCTCTCACCGCACTGCTCAAGGATGCCATCCACCCGAACCTGGTACAGACCCTCGGCGGCGTTCCGGCATTCGTCCACGGCGGCCCATTCGCCAACATTGCTCACGGCTGCAACACGCTGACTGCGACGAAGACGGCCATGAAGCTCGGCGATTACGTGTGCACGGAAGCCGGCTTCGGTGCTGACCTCGGTGCCGAGAAGTTCTTCGACATGAAGGCTCGCTACGGCGACATCAAGGTCGATGCGGTTGTCCTGGTCGCCACCATTCGTTCCCTTAAGTACAACGGTGGTGTTACCCGCGAGGATCTCACCAAGGAAAACCTCGAGGCTCTTGAAGCCGGTGTCGTCAACCTTGAGCGGCACGTCGAAAACGTCCGCAAGTTCGGTGTTGAGCCCGTTATCGCTCTCAACGACTTCGTCTCCGACACCCAGGCCGAGCGCGACTTCATGAAGGAATGGGGCGAAAAGAATAACGTCCGCGTCCTTGAGTCCAAGGTCTGGGAGAAGGGCGGCGAAGGTGCCCGCGAGCTCGCCAAGGCCGTCATCGAGGTTGCCGAGAGCGGAAAGAGCGATTCTCACCCGCTGTACGACTTGGAAGATGGCATCGAGGCCAACATCGAAAAGATCGCAACGGAGCTGTACCACGCGGACAATGTCCAGTACTCTGCCAAGGCTCAGAAGGACCTCGCGTTCTTCAAGAAGAATGGCTGGGACAAGCTGCCGGTCATCATCTCGAAGACCCAGTACTCCTTCACCGATGATGGCTCGAAGCTCGGTGCACCCGAGGGACACACCCTCCACGTTCGTGAGCTGCTGCCGAAGATCGGTGCAGGCTTCATCGTCGCCCTCACCGGCAACGTGATGACACTGCCTGGCCTCGGAAAGACCCCGGCTGCTCTGAAGATCGACATTGACGATAACGGAACAATCTCCGGACTGTTCTAG